The following proteins come from a genomic window of Proteinivorax hydrogeniformans:
- a CDS encoding AAA family ATPase, giving the protein MKITKINISGFGIHKDFKLDELSPHFTVFYGQNEKGKTTLKKFISSILFGFESRRRVDRYPPINGGSYGGYLDLQTNKQVVRVKRIEGSKAKSNIKAKLSTLHGQEVKDLAELFPPGFNKKIFENVFCFDINQLQNFKSLHQEELTGYLQGAGFGVDVNSVVQNLTKETEQLYSPQSTKKKVNSLFIQLDEISKKEDKARLEADKIPMLEQKIKEVNSQLVNQKKLREGLENEINKLEKLNKIRPAYFSLLEIEALLQSLPSKVVDSNHVSSALEIEKEIEYLKNELDQIRIEEERIQIEQSQKKPEKLLLTMEDQINKAAMEANIAREKPPLFKLKEELESKKEQVEKLLESAYFYGDNQELLSVNTSSCSTILDNINDEYSKLSSESEYLEKEQQKVEKRLEEISLKVNERDFKEQKKLFNRLQYLKGQLSGQTAKKGYTFSFLSLGLVALTVFAGFFGIITTGASTLIAFVGSCVFFISLSYEFNSYLKRKRQENMVNKEIIKICAKLGTSSDESSMLRQNERLNNLAYLLEEREKLLSIQKKLKHQKQSTDKKLEDLQKRKSELLINININQGQSIKEAKIAIEKIGRCQQILYDIKRKESQLREAEGKVNKFVKSVSDLVNRIYKGDTVETLEDSLVNLNKLENQLNLHKKYKTEQEKIEKELAMLGQRKQILSQQLEDKNNKLSKLYSDTETKSLEQLKERYKKSKHKDELLSKMHKLKMEISLSPWERKEIGKELEKIKGTDIDEKIGKYKIQKKDADNKIDNLLNEYGKLENQLDTLKNSQVLENLQYEKETLNSELTEALSHYYSLSIGKKILENAMEAHKNKRQPGVLDRASRYFKQITSNEYLKVVSDEEKNTFKAITKEGEKLLPTQLSRGTQEQLFLSIRLALAVEFAQANKPLPLVVDDIMVNFDKERRKQVLKVIKDVSKKIQILFFTCHDYMVDEISYEFGDNSSIVNL; this is encoded by the coding sequence ATGAAGATAACTAAGATAAACATTAGTGGGTTTGGGATACATAAAGATTTTAAGTTAGATGAATTAAGCCCACATTTCACTGTTTTTTATGGGCAAAACGAAAAAGGCAAAACCACTTTGAAAAAATTCATATCTTCGATATTGTTCGGGTTTGAAAGCAGAAGAAGGGTTGATAGGTACCCGCCTATAAATGGAGGAAGTTATGGTGGATATCTAGACCTTCAAACAAATAAACAAGTTGTTAGAGTTAAAAGGATAGAGGGTTCAAAGGCAAAAAGCAATATCAAAGCAAAACTTAGTACTTTACATGGTCAAGAAGTTAAGGACTTAGCAGAACTTTTTCCTCCGGGATTTAACAAAAAGATATTTGAGAATGTATTTTGCTTTGATATCAATCAGCTTCAAAACTTCAAAAGTTTACACCAAGAAGAACTAACAGGCTACCTACAGGGTGCCGGCTTTGGGGTGGACGTTAATTCTGTGGTGCAAAACTTAACCAAAGAGACAGAGCAGCTATACTCTCCCCAAAGCACTAAGAAGAAAGTAAATAGCTTATTTATACAACTAGATGAAATTAGTAAAAAAGAAGATAAAGCTAGGTTAGAAGCTGATAAGATTCCTATGTTAGAACAAAAGATTAAAGAGGTTAATAGCCAGTTAGTTAATCAAAAGAAGCTAAGGGAAGGGTTAGAAAACGAAATTAACAAACTAGAAAAATTAAATAAGATAAGACCTGCTTATTTTTCGTTGTTAGAGATTGAGGCTTTGTTACAAAGCCTACCTTCTAAAGTCGTCGATTCTAACCACGTATCTAGCGCATTAGAGATAGAAAAAGAAATAGAATATCTAAAAAATGAGTTAGATCAAATCAGGATAGAAGAAGAGCGTATTCAAATAGAGCAAAGTCAAAAAAAACCAGAAAAACTGCTTCTCACAATGGAAGATCAAATTAACAAGGCAGCGATGGAAGCAAATATAGCAAGAGAAAAACCTCCACTTTTTAAGCTAAAGGAAGAGCTGGAAAGTAAAAAAGAACAAGTAGAAAAACTACTTGAAAGTGCTTACTTTTACGGAGACAATCAGGAATTATTAAGTGTGAATACTAGCTCATGCTCCACCATACTAGATAACATAAACGATGAATACAGTAAACTTAGCAGTGAAAGTGAGTACCTTGAAAAAGAGCAGCAGAAAGTGGAGAAAAGGCTGGAGGAAATATCGCTAAAAGTTAATGAACGAGATTTTAAGGAGCAAAAAAAGTTGTTCAATAGATTACAGTATCTTAAAGGCCAGCTTTCAGGGCAAACGGCAAAAAAGGGTTATACTTTTTCTTTTCTTTCTTTAGGTCTTGTAGCATTGACAGTTTTTGCAGGTTTTTTTGGCATAATAACAACAGGGGCATCAACTTTAATTGCTTTTGTGGGAAGCTGTGTCTTTTTTATATCCTTATCTTATGAGTTTAATAGCTACTTAAAAAGAAAAAGGCAAGAAAATATGGTAAACAAAGAAATAATAAAAATTTGCGCAAAGTTAGGCACATCATCAGATGAAAGCAGTATGCTTAGGCAAAATGAGCGGCTAAATAATCTTGCCTATCTTTTAGAGGAAAGAGAAAAACTTCTATCAATTCAAAAAAAGTTAAAGCATCAAAAACAAAGTACAGATAAGAAACTAGAAGATTTACAAAAAAGAAAGTCTGAGCTTTTAATAAATATTAATATAAACCAGGGTCAGTCAATAAAAGAAGCTAAAATTGCAATTGAAAAAATAGGTAGATGCCAACAAATTCTTTACGATATAAAGAGGAAAGAGTCACAGTTAAGGGAAGCAGAAGGGAAAGTAAACAAATTTGTAAAAAGTGTTTCAGACTTAGTAAACAGAATTTATAAAGGAGATACAGTAGAAACACTGGAAGATAGCTTAGTTAACTTAAATAAGCTAGAAAACCAGCTAAATCTACATAAAAAATACAAAACTGAACAAGAAAAGATTGAAAAAGAGTTGGCTATGCTAGGGCAAAGAAAACAAATTTTGTCACAACAATTAGAGGATAAAAACAACAAACTAAGCAAACTTTACAGTGATACTGAGACTAAGAGTTTAGAGCAGCTTAAAGAGAGGTATAAAAAAAGCAAGCACAAAGATGAGCTGTTAAGTAAGATGCATAAATTAAAAATGGAAATATCATTATCTCCATGGGAGAGAAAAGAAATCGGTAAAGAGTTAGAAAAGATAAAAGGTACTGACATTGACGAGAAAATTGGAAAATATAAAATCCAAAAGAAAGATGCTGATAATAAAATAGACAATCTTCTAAATGAATATGGAAAGCTTGAAAATCAACTGGATACATTAAAAAACAGTCAGGTACTAGAAAATTTACAGTATGAAAAAGAAACACTTAATAGTGAACTTACTGAAGCGTTATCTCATTATTATAGCTTGTCTATTGGTAAAAAAATTTTAGAAAATGCCATGGAAGCTCATAAAAATAAAAGACAGCCTGGCGTATTAGATAGGGCATCACGCTATTTTAAGCAAATTACTTCTAATGAATATTTAAAGGTAGTTTCTGATGAAGAAAAAAATACTTTTAAGGCAATAACAAAAGAAGGAGAAAAATTACTACCTACCCAGCTAAGCAGAGGCACACAGGAACAGCTTTTCTTAAGTATTAGACTTGCTTTAGCTGTGGAGTTTGCTCAGGCAAACAAACCACTACCTTTAGTTGTCGACGACATTATGGTAAACTTTGATAAAGAAAGGCGAAAGCAAGTTTTAAAAGTAATTAAGGATGTTAGCAAAAAAATACAAATATTGTTTTTCACATGTCATGATTATATGGTAGATGAAATATCTTACGAATTTGGGGATAATAGTAGTATAGTTAATCTATAA
- a CDS encoding metallophosphoesterase has translation MIKFIHCADIHINRPFLRLKANESLRQKLIESSYSILDNIILLAISKKVNLVIIAGDLLDTLEHTVKAELRCRKAFEKLNEHDIPVYIIGGNHDPIKEEKVYPYPENVHVFSKNVESIPITGFKDAYIHGISYPTESVPKNLVKEFPMAKGDIDIGVLHCEVGRKLSGDYSPCTKDDLLSKNYQYWALGHIHKPTELSDFPAIVYSGSPMGKTPNETGKRGCYYVEVTSSRVKKEFIPLADVIWLQQKIDIQGLDYRGLMLSVKETLENLKREYNEKGVIVRVILTGRGYLHNIDKDDLKGITEELRSKVDCSHDFVWLESIQKETLHDVNLQSLKQQQSFLGDFLNYCSEVEKDSKLQREILDELSRGNAKLVNFLDKQQIDMDVVFKQGLQKAVDLVVEKVDYYEDN, from the coding sequence ATGATTAAATTTATCCATTGCGCTGACATTCATATAAATAGGCCTTTTTTGCGCTTGAAAGCAAATGAAAGTCTGCGGCAAAAGCTTATAGAAAGCTCATATAGTATTTTAGACAACATCATACTGTTAGCTATTTCAAAAAAAGTAAACCTTGTTATAATAGCCGGTGATTTGCTAGATACCCTTGAGCACACAGTTAAAGCAGAGCTAAGGTGTAGAAAAGCTTTTGAAAAGCTAAATGAACACGATATACCTGTTTATATAATTGGGGGGAATCACGACCCTATTAAAGAAGAAAAGGTTTATCCCTACCCTGAAAATGTTCATGTTTTTTCAAAAAATGTCGAATCAATTCCTATAACTGGCTTTAAAGATGCTTATATACATGGCATAAGTTACCCCACAGAAAGTGTACCTAAAAACTTAGTAAAAGAGTTTCCTATGGCAAAAGGAGATATAGATATAGGAGTTTTACACTGTGAGGTGGGAAGAAAATTGTCAGGGGATTATAGTCCATGCACAAAGGATGACCTGTTGTCAAAAAACTACCAGTACTGGGCGCTAGGTCATATACATAAGCCGACAGAACTATCAGACTTTCCTGCTATAGTCTATAGCGGCAGTCCCATGGGGAAAACGCCCAATGAAACGGGAAAAAGGGGATGCTACTATGTAGAAGTCACCTCATCGAGGGTGAAAAAAGAGTTCATTCCTTTAGCAGATGTTATTTGGTTACAACAAAAAATAGACATACAGGGTCTAGACTATAGAGGTCTAATGCTTAGCGTAAAAGAAACACTGGAAAACTTAAAAAGAGAGTATAATGAAAAGGGTGTAATTGTCCGAGTTATATTAACCGGCAGAGGTTACTTACACAATATAGATAAAGATGATCTTAAAGGGATTACAGAAGAGTTGAGGTCAAAAGTAGATTGTTCGCATGATTTTGTTTGGCTAGAAAGCATTCAGAAAGAAACTCTACATGATGTTAATTTACAATCCCTAAAACAACAACAGAGTTTTTTGGGGGACTTTTTAAATTATTGCTCTGAGGTTGAAAAAGACTCTAAGCTTCAACGAGAAATTCTAGATGAGTTAAGTAGAGGTAACGCCAAACTTGTAAACTTTTTAGATAAGCAGCAAATAGATATGGATGTGGTTTTTAAGCAAGGATTACAAAAGGCAGTAGATTTAGTTGTTGAAAAGGTGGATTACTATGAAGATAACTAA
- a CDS encoding phosphate/phosphite/phosphonate ABC transporter substrate-binding protein has product MKKLSVLLILVLALSIFAAGCSDGSNRDYLNMGFVPMMDADALVENVEPLAEMLSDELGMEVRAFTATRYVGVVEALGSQQVDFGFIPPMAYILANQQSDAEVILTALNQHGEAFYRSQFIVREDSDIQDFEDIKEKTVAFVDPSSTSGHIFPHAHLKDFGLEGDQDFSYHFAGGHDSALQLLLNGDVDVATTFVDARERYAEDFPTALDETRVLGYTQDIPNISVTVGSHLDSEMQEKIQQALLNISEDPEGKKLLIDLFNQHGYVEADDKDYDVIRTTAKLMDIDLEAQ; this is encoded by the coding sequence ATGAAAAAATTATCTGTTTTACTTATATTGGTTTTGGCTTTATCTATATTTGCCGCTGGCTGCTCAGACGGCTCGAATCGAGACTATTTAAATATGGGGTTTGTCCCTATGATGGATGCTGATGCCTTAGTCGAAAATGTAGAACCTTTGGCGGAAATGTTGTCAGATGAATTAGGTATGGAAGTTAGGGCTTTTACTGCTACTAGGTATGTTGGGGTGGTGGAAGCTTTAGGTTCTCAACAGGTGGATTTTGGGTTTATTCCACCCATGGCTTATATTTTAGCCAATCAACAAAGTGATGCTGAAGTTATCTTAACGGCATTAAATCAACACGGCGAGGCCTTTTATCGCTCCCAATTTATAGTAAGAGAGGATAGCGATATACAAGATTTCGAAGATATTAAGGAAAAAACTGTGGCGTTTGTAGACCCTTCTTCCACATCCGGCCATATCTTTCCCCATGCTCACTTAAAGGATTTCGGACTAGAAGGTGATCAAGATTTTAGTTACCATTTTGCAGGTGGTCACGACAGCGCCTTACAGCTTTTGCTAAACGGCGATGTAGATGTTGCTACAACTTTTGTCGATGCTAGAGAAAGGTATGCAGAGGATTTTCCCACTGCTTTAGATGAGACTCGAGTACTCGGCTATACCCAGGATATCCCTAATATTAGTGTGACTGTGGGTAGTCACCTAGATAGTGAAATGCAGGAGAAAATTCAACAAGCTCTATTAAACATTTCCGAAGATCCAGAAGGCAAAAAGCTTCTTATTGACCTATTTAATCAACATGGTTATGTAGAAGCTGATGATAAAGATTATGATGTTATTAGAACAACAGCAAAGCTAATGGATATAGATCTTGAGGCTCAGTAA
- the phnC gene encoding phosphonate ABC transporter ATP-binding protein — translation MVRLESVSVSYQKDLEALKDVSLSIEKGEFVAIVGLSGSGKSTLLRTINFLTPPSKGDVYVDGAKISSLSKKKLKKVRAKIGLIFQDYNLVDKYSVFNNVLLGRLAYTHTLSSILGLYSASDHKLTEENILKVGLKDKMFQRVDRLSGGQKQRVSIARALTQNPNIILADEPVSSLDIATAESVMDYLVKFNKKRQITVIVNLHDINLAKKYASRVVGLRDGKVVFDNSPTQLTNEMLHEIYY, via the coding sequence ATGGTCAGGCTAGAAAGCGTATCTGTCTCCTACCAAAAAGATCTTGAAGCATTAAAAGATGTGTCACTGTCCATTGAAAAAGGTGAGTTTGTCGCAATAGTAGGGCTTAGCGGTAGTGGAAAATCTACGCTACTTAGAACAATAAACTTTTTGACACCACCTTCAAAAGGCGACGTATATGTTGACGGCGCGAAAATCTCTTCTTTATCTAAAAAGAAGTTAAAAAAAGTTCGGGCAAAAATAGGGTTAATTTTTCAAGATTATAATTTAGTGGATAAGTACTCGGTCTTTAACAATGTGCTTCTTGGAAGGCTAGCTTATACTCATACATTATCCTCGATTTTAGGTTTATACTCTGCTTCAGATCATAAACTAACTGAGGAAAATATATTAAAAGTAGGATTAAAAGATAAGATGTTTCAGAGGGTGGACAGGTTAAGTGGTGGACAAAAACAAAGGGTTAGCATTGCTAGAGCGCTAACCCAAAACCCTAATATAATTTTAGCAGATGAGCCTGTATCTAGCTTGGATATTGCCACCGCGGAGTCTGTTATGGATTATCTAGTTAAGTTCAACAAAAAGCGCCAAATAACTGTGATAGTTAACTTGCATGATATCAATCTTGCAAAGAAATATGCTAGTCGAGTTGTAGGACTGAGGGATGGGAAAGTAGTTTTTGACAACTCTCCTACTCAGCTGACAAATGAGATGTTACATGAAATATACTATTAA
- the phnE gene encoding phosphonate ABC transporter, permease protein PhnE: MKYTIKPVGLTLIILALFIYSGFLINFNIFRIVAGLPDMADLLIRMSRPNIDHLETILPRLIETFEMAIIGTVIGSFFSVMISVLVARNTAPSRLLSLVLNPILAIFRTIPSVVWAALLVTIFSIGKTPGIIALSITALCIGTKLLREQIEAIPQNKIASFTALGASAAQTFYYGIFPVISHNFVSVFFFILEINIRSATVLGFVGAGGIGQLLEMDLNFMNYGNLATIILVLIVSIAVIDSLSLGLRSTLHRLWIPLKSWKQQRVVNFVKPILTTLVFIAALFLTANSIEVDNERMYFGLNQAQSIVLRMLDFDLSYASQTVRAVGETFAIAVFATISGAFFALFLGAMTCYYLVPKPVYFATKFIINLIRTFPVIVTAIIFFRGVGSGPLAGALALSVYSTGVLAKLYGEILERDCQKLFLSLVAVGANPIQIFRHGLLIQSISEYISIVLYRLESNMRSSTLLGIVGAGGIGAPLIMNISNRNWERVGILLFGVLILVLSVEKLSYILRKKIS; encoded by the coding sequence ATGAAATATACTATTAAACCTGTCGGTTTGACCCTCATAATTTTGGCGCTTTTCATCTATAGCGGTTTTTTGATAAACTTTAATATTTTTAGAATAGTGGCCGGCTTGCCTGATATGGCCGATCTTCTTATTAGGATGTCACGTCCTAACATTGATCACCTAGAAACTATTCTGCCACGCCTTATAGAAACCTTTGAAATGGCTATAATAGGCACTGTAATCGGGTCTTTTTTTTCCGTAATGATATCAGTACTAGTAGCGCGAAACACTGCTCCTAGCCGTTTGCTTTCCCTAGTTCTTAACCCGATATTGGCGATATTTAGGACTATTCCCAGTGTTGTGTGGGCAGCTCTTTTGGTAACTATTTTTAGCATCGGTAAAACTCCTGGCATTATAGCCTTATCAATTACAGCTCTATGCATTGGAACGAAATTATTGAGAGAACAGATAGAAGCTATCCCGCAAAATAAGATTGCTTCTTTTACTGCCTTAGGTGCTAGCGCTGCTCAAACGTTTTATTACGGTATCTTCCCAGTAATTTCCCACAATTTTGTTTCAGTTTTTTTCTTTATTTTAGAAATAAACATTAGAAGTGCCACCGTGCTTGGTTTTGTAGGCGCTGGAGGTATCGGTCAACTTCTAGAGATGGATTTAAACTTTATGAACTATGGAAACCTTGCCACCATAATCTTGGTGCTTATTGTTTCGATTGCAGTTATAGATTCTTTATCTTTAGGTCTTAGAAGTACTTTACACAGATTATGGATTCCTCTTAAAAGCTGGAAACAACAAAGAGTGGTAAATTTCGTTAAACCTATTTTAACAACACTTGTCTTTATCGCGGCGCTTTTTCTAACAGCTAATAGTATCGAGGTTGACAACGAGCGAATGTATTTTGGCTTAAATCAAGCACAATCTATTGTTTTACGAATGCTCGATTTCGACCTGTCATATGCTAGTCAAACTGTTAGAGCAGTGGGGGAGACCTTTGCAATAGCAGTTTTTGCTACCATTTCAGGAGCTTTTTTTGCTCTCTTTTTGGGAGCTATGACATGCTACTATCTTGTCCCTAAGCCAGTTTATTTTGCAACTAAGTTTATAATTAACTTGATTAGAACTTTTCCAGTTATAGTAACAGCTATTATCTTTTTTAGGGGAGTGGGTTCAGGCCCCTTAGCTGGAGCTTTAGCTTTATCTGTTTATAGTACAGGCGTATTAGCCAAACTTTATGGAGAAATCTTAGAAAGAGACTGTCAAAAACTTTTCCTCAGTTTAGTGGCAGTTGGTGCTAATCCTATACAGATTTTTAGGCATGGTCTGTTAATACAATCAATTTCTGAGTATATCAGTATTGTGCTATATCGATTGGAGTCTAATATGCGTTCGTCAACTTTACTTGGTATTGTTGGGGCTGGGGGTATCGGAGCTCCTCTCATTATGAATATCAGCAACAGAAATTGGGAGCGTGTAGGTATTTTACTTTTCGGGGTACTTATACTTGTTCTATCTGTTGAAAAGTTAAGCTATATTCTAAGAAAAAAAATTAGCTAA
- a CDS encoding N-6 DNA methylase, whose amino-acid sequence MKQNIKSININDSTLKNWLRAWSLEEPDDLDFNKVLKNKLKSRRNKVLKTSYEISSNYSQCKKTVEAANKLFGTFQRNRLKVIHIDRKILLITSAILLKKRGLIQCINKAIHTPEKIEDKNIAKLMIGFNVFFSAEDSKVLTEALSTDLPYTKGEDILGMLYSSFKTEGKKSEQGFYLTPKKVRELVVKRTFRNLSNQTVLDPCCGTGAFLLEAYQYNQFESSDIEKLAGIELDSIAALLCKINLLLIQGKGYKMPNIIQADFLDTNLSKRFGVVIGNPPWGGKVSSQIKADSFKLFLEKGISLLKPGGTIGFLLPYSYLIVSKHKESRKRLINCHTIQSITHFKNAFEKVMSEAVLLIISKRYPQYFHRVSIYQENNKETYLQNRFMDNDSAVNILTTPPNHNIRHKLKQNCIYLKENVDYGMGIVTGDNQRFLSKDKLEGEPIITGKEVFKYQLKDPSFFINFSLKNCFQQVAPEQLYRQAKLVYRFINKNLVFALDRHGVLTLNSVNFLIPDIKGYDIRFILAVLNSKAAQMYFQQSYCSIKVLKSQIQSIPIPRCNLSEQKPIIEMVDSINYKGDKTNSLYFEVEKLIHNLYGLNKWEKEIIDKQIDVKYLSS is encoded by the coding sequence ATGAAGCAAAACATAAAATCAATAAATATTAATGATAGCACATTAAAAAATTGGCTTCGAGCGTGGAGCTTAGAAGAACCTGACGACTTAGATTTTAATAAGGTATTAAAAAACAAGCTTAAATCTAGGCGAAACAAGGTTTTAAAAACCAGCTATGAAATAAGTAGTAACTACTCACAATGCAAAAAAACTGTTGAGGCTGCCAACAAGCTGTTTGGAACTTTTCAAAGAAATAGGCTTAAAGTAATCCACATAGATAGAAAAATTTTGTTGATAACTTCCGCCATTCTTTTAAAAAAGAGAGGACTTATCCAGTGTATCAACAAAGCTATACACACTCCTGAAAAAATAGAGGATAAAAATATAGCCAAGCTTATGATAGGTTTTAATGTGTTTTTTAGTGCAGAGGATTCTAAAGTGTTAACGGAAGCTTTAAGCACGGATTTGCCATATACGAAGGGTGAAGATATCTTAGGAATGTTATACTCTTCCTTTAAAACAGAAGGGAAAAAAAGTGAACAAGGCTTTTATCTTACTCCTAAAAAAGTAAGAGAACTTGTTGTTAAAAGAACTTTTAGAAACCTTAGCAATCAAACAGTTTTAGATCCTTGTTGTGGGACGGGGGCTTTCTTATTGGAGGCTTATCAGTATAACCAATTTGAAAGTAGTGATATAGAAAAACTTGCGGGTATAGAGCTTGATAGCATTGCTGCCCTCCTCTGTAAAATAAACCTTCTGCTAATTCAGGGCAAAGGTTATAAAATGCCAAACATTATTCAGGCAGACTTTTTGGATACAAATCTTTCTAAAAGGTTTGGCGTGGTTATAGGCAACCCACCATGGGGAGGCAAAGTTAGCTCTCAGATAAAAGCAGATTCCTTTAAGCTATTTCTTGAAAAGGGAATTTCTTTGCTAAAGCCGGGTGGGACAATAGGTTTTTTATTGCCCTATTCGTATTTAATAGTTTCAAAGCATAAGGAAAGTAGAAAAAGGCTGATTAACTGCCATACTATCCAGTCAATTACACACTTTAAAAATGCATTTGAAAAAGTTATGAGCGAAGCAGTACTATTGATTATTTCTAAGAGATATCCACAATATTTCCACAGAGTTAGCATATATCAAGAAAATAATAAAGAAACTTATTTACAAAACAGGTTTATGGACAACGACAGTGCTGTGAACATATTAACTACGCCACCTAACCACAACATAAGGCATAAGCTTAAACAAAACTGCATTTACTTAAAAGAAAATGTGGATTATGGTATGGGAATAGTTACAGGTGATAACCAAAGATTTTTATCTAAGGACAAACTAGAAGGTGAACCCATAATTACGGGAAAGGAAGTTTTTAAATACCAATTAAAAGACCCATCTTTTTTTATAAACTTTTCCTTAAAAAATTGCTTTCAGCAGGTGGCCCCAGAGCAGCTTTACAGACAGGCAAAACTTGTTTACAGATTCATAAACAAAAACCTAGTCTTTGCTTTAGACAGACATGGAGTGCTAACTTTAAATAGTGTCAACTTTCTAATACCTGATATTAAAGGTTACGATATAAGATTTATACTTGCTGTGCTGAACTCAAAAGCAGCACAAATGTACTTTCAGCAATCGTACTGCAGCATAAAAGTGTTAAAATCCCAAATACAGTCAATACCAATACCTAGATGCAATTTAAGTGAACAAAAACCCATCATCGAAATGGTGGATTCCATAAACTACAAAGGGGATAAAACCAATAGCTTGTACTTTGAAGTGGAAAAATTAATTCATAATCTCTATGGGTTGAACAAATGGGAGAAAGAGATTATTGATAAACAAATAGACGTAAAATACTTAAGCAGCTAA
- a CDS encoding Mur ligase family protein has product MFDSSILKTLLNIINVFNYKEFKFNSVQYHSSKVQQGDLFVCIKGYLLDGHEYIAEALENGAAGIVAEREQPQYDIPQFLVDNSRKALARLSDHVTHSPSKDLTMVGITASNGKTTTSFMVDSVLSHSNFNTGLIGTVAVKYADKTIPSSLTTPESLDLQTYLKKMKENNVDYVTMEVSSAAQELDRVAYVDYDIFTLNNLTPEHIDFHGSYEKYIHSKTTVLRELDPSKVAIFNVDCEDTKKQIYQTKAKVITSGVQSKDAMVTVDNLDLTTGKARFTVNVNKPLPTLTEKYVNPTSFDISLNVLGLHSVYNSLTAIIIGLINEISPMEIEKALQKFKGVERRFELIYNEEFKILDDHFANAANIDVTLKTLDYMKYNQLHLIYAVRGSRGVDVNKENAQSILKWAEKLSLDHLTVSLSKDFVGAKDEVLPEELRAFSDVMKKSPIKISYYNSLKDAVTDTLGVVKQDDVVLLAGAQGMDPGGKIALEYIYNQKIKEGTATYQLKQKIEAILRERVAGL; this is encoded by the coding sequence ATGTTTGATTCTAGTATTTTAAAAACGCTATTAAATATAATAAATGTATTTAATTATAAAGAGTTTAAGTTTAATTCTGTACAGTACCACTCTAGTAAAGTGCAGCAGGGGGACCTTTTTGTTTGTATTAAAGGATATCTCTTAGATGGGCATGAATATATCGCTGAGGCGTTAGAAAATGGTGCAGCTGGTATTGTAGCAGAGAGGGAGCAGCCCCAATATGATATACCCCAGTTTCTAGTTGACAACTCTCGGAAAGCTTTAGCAAGACTTTCCGATCATGTAACTCATTCTCCATCAAAAGATTTAACCATGGTGGGAATAACGGCTAGCAACGGGAAAACAACTACTAGCTTTATGGTTGATTCTGTGCTTTCGCATTCTAATTTCAACACTGGATTGATAGGGACAGTTGCAGTAAAATATGCAGATAAAACTATTCCTTCAAGCTTAACCACCCCAGAATCTTTAGATCTTCAAACTTATCTTAAAAAAATGAAAGAAAATAACGTTGATTATGTAACTATGGAAGTTTCATCGGCAGCCCAGGAGCTTGATAGAGTGGCGTATGTTGATTATGATATTTTCACCTTAAATAACCTGACCCCCGAGCATATAGACTTTCATGGTAGTTATGAAAAATATATCCACTCTAAAACTACGGTTTTAAGGGAGCTTGACCCATCAAAAGTTGCGATATTTAATGTTGATTGTGAGGACACCAAAAAACAAATCTATCAAACAAAGGCAAAAGTAATTACCAGTGGGGTACAATCAAAAGATGCAATGGTTACAGTTGATAATCTTGATTTAACCACAGGTAAAGCACGGTTTACAGTTAATGTAAATAAGCCTCTTCCTACTTTAACAGAAAAGTACGTCAATCCTACGTCCTTTGATATAAGCCTTAACGTTTTAGGATTACATAGTGTTTATAATTCCCTGACAGCGATAATCATAGGTTTGATTAACGAAATATCTCCTATGGAAATAGAAAAAGCATTGCAAAAGTTTAAAGGAGTGGAGCGAAGGTTTGAGCTAATCTATAATGAGGAGTTTAAAATATTAGACGATCATTTTGCCAACGCTGCAAATATTGATGTTACACTTAAAACCTTAGACTATATGAAATATAACCAATTACATCTCATTTATGCAGTAAGAGGAAGTAGAGGAGTTGATGTAAATAAAGAGAACGCGCAGTCCATTTTGAAATGGGCAGAAAAGCTTTCTTTAGATCATTTAACGGTTAGCTTAAGCAAGGATTTTGTAGGCGCTAAGGATGAGGTCTTGCCAGAAGAGCTTAGAGCATTTTCTGATGTCATGAAAAAAAGCCCGATAAAAATTTCTTATTACAACTCCTTAAAAGATGCAGTTACTGATACCCTAGGTGTAGTCAAACAGGATGATGTGGTTCTTTTGGCCGGAGCTCAAGGAATGGATCCTGGGGGGAAAATTGCGCTAGAATATATTTATAACCAAAAAATTAAAGAAGGAACCGCTACTTATCAACTAAAGCAAAAAATTGAAGCTATTTTACGAGAACGAGTAGCTGGTTTATAA